One part of the Treponema sp. OMZ 787 genome encodes these proteins:
- a CDS encoding BrnT family toxin: MVRDCFEWDTTKNDNNKRKHGVSFEDAILIFDDPYLLEKYDSKHSEYEDRFLAIGSICGLVLIAVAYTDRAGITRIISARSATKAEKELYYDKINEYYGS, encoded by the coding sequence ATGGTTAGAGATTGTTTTGAATGGGATACTACTAAAAATGATAATAATAAAAGGAAACATGGTGTTTCTTTTGAAGATGCTATCTTAATTTTTGATGATCCCTATTTGCTTGAAAAATATGATTCAAAACATTCCGAATATGAAGATAGATTTTTAGCAATTGGTTCTATATGTGGTCTGGTGCTTATAGCTGTAGCATATACGGATAGGGCCGGTATAACAAGGATTATATCTGCAAGATCTGCAACTAAGGCAGAAAAGGAATTATACTATGATAAAATCAATGAATATTACGGAAGCTAA
- a CDS encoding BrnA antitoxin family protein, translated as MNITEAKKNLTKEKIEELKALNDRPIDTSDIPELTKADFLEMYRPVKKPLSIRLDSDIIAWLKSYGKGYQSRINTILRQAMNTDKKANVF; from the coding sequence ATGAATATTACGGAAGCTAAGAAAAACTTAACAAAAGAAAAGATTGAAGAATTAAAAGCTTTAAATGATAGGCCGATAGATACTTCAGACATTCCTGAACTAACAAAAGCTGATTTTTTGGAAATGTACCGCCCTGTTAAAAAGCCTTTATCAATAAGACTTGATTCCGATATTATTGCTTGGCTTAAATCATACGGAAAAGGTTACCAAAGCCGTATAAATACTATTTTAAGACAAGCTATGAATACCGATAAAAAAGCAAATGTTTTTTAA
- a CDS encoding ABC transporter substrate-binding protein yields the protein MSFLILAGCINKEKKQVTAEIEFWSFPNFTSETGESGGFEKSLIAAFQKEYPGIKVNFTLISFADGQAKIEAAIAEGKAPDVVYDAPGRILAWAAAGLLEPLDDILAAEKPYITTGLLEISAGKDRRSYMYPMHEGPFSMAFNKEMLEDLGLIDLLPYKRLDRRWTVAEYETLLRSLREKLPKEKTPGVFYYKTMGGDQGTRAFLVNLFGNANLLNEDYSKYIFNSTQAVKNLTWTINAMNEGLLLDGAELTSNDAISMFAESKAAHTILYSPQLNKMYDGKRNYKGKDFTPIYMPFPNDSSAPLLEFLAGGACVFKNSDKQRIEAAKLFLKFAATDEVWAGKLVKASGGFPATSKIQIETSDDEILYNSVLQKFFGQYYNNITGFSKMREYWNKALKEASSGKDIQNVLNSFVKDADRTLGE from the coding sequence ATGTCTTTTTTAATTCTTGCAGGATGTATAAACAAAGAAAAGAAGCAGGTTACTGCCGAAATCGAATTTTGGAGTTTTCCTAATTTTACATCTGAAACAGGAGAAAGCGGCGGTTTTGAAAAAAGCCTTATCGCAGCCTTTCAAAAAGAATATCCGGGTATTAAGGTTAATTTTACGCTTATAAGTTTTGCAGACGGGCAGGCAAAAATCGAAGCTGCAATAGCTGAAGGCAAGGCTCCGGATGTCGTTTACGATGCACCAGGCCGCATTCTTGCTTGGGCAGCAGCGGGCTTACTGGAACCGTTGGATGATATTCTTGCAGCCGAAAAACCTTATATTACCACAGGACTTTTGGAAATTTCCGCCGGTAAAGACAGGCGTTCGTATATGTATCCCATGCATGAAGGCCCTTTTTCCATGGCCTTCAATAAAGAGATGCTTGAAGATTTGGGACTTATAGATCTTTTACCTTATAAACGCTTGGATCGGCGCTGGACTGTAGCCGAATATGAAACGCTTCTTAGATCTTTAAGAGAAAAACTGCCTAAAGAAAAAACACCCGGAGTTTTTTATTATAAAACTATGGGAGGTGATCAAGGCACAAGGGCTTTTTTGGTAAACCTATTCGGAAATGCTAATCTTTTAAATGAAGACTACTCAAAATATATTTTTAATTCTACTCAGGCTGTAAAAAATTTGACATGGACTATAAATGCAATGAATGAAGGCCTTTTGCTTGACGGTGCTGAGCTTACTTCCAATGATGCAATTTCTATGTTTGCAGAGTCAAAAGCGGCTCACACTATTTTATATTCACCCCAGCTTAATAAAATGTATGACGGAAAACGAAACTATAAGGGTAAAGATTTTACTCCGATTTATATGCCTTTCCCGAATGATTCTTCTGCGCCTTTACTGGAATTTTTAGCAGGCGGAGCATGCGTGTTTAAAAACTCTGATAAACAAAGAATAGAAGCCGCAAAACTGTTTTTAAAATTTGCTGCAACCGATGAAGTTTGGGCCGGTAAACTTGTAAAAGCTTCAGGAGGGTTTCCGGCTACATCTAAAATTCAAATTGAAACTTCCGATGACGAAATATTGTATAATTCTGTACTTCAAAAATTCTTTGGGCAATATTATAATAATATAACCGGATTTTCAAAAATGCGGGAATATTGGAATAAGGCATTAAAGGAAGCTTCATCCGGTAAAGATATCCAAAATGTTCTTAACTCTTTTGTAAAAGATGCTGACCGTACTTTGGGAGAATAA
- a CDS encoding methyl-accepting chemotaxis protein: MKKQNKNLDKQFKLFSIKNKMVSVFILFAVSLLTVICIISVYLASFSLMRNTEYFINELAEGSSKVLNERADSIFKKLDTFSNMPIIQDKGISYSQKIDFFKNELQMLKQSGWLSFGISGLDGILHTTDDKEENIKNAEWFKSVIKGKYVITEPKMSLTKRKYVSIIAIPLRDLQGKIVGTINASILGDSLSNLISDIIVGKTGQAYLISPSGIILGSRRPEILYKNFFAEILNSKETDFSIFLKDMLASKKSAVQVSKINGIKHISALSTMRYSGWKLLITAPSSEFISENVSNFLNIFILVALCGILIAVLIGFFTANNIVKPINKVIEVLKNISQGEGDLTVRLPLIGNNEITELSEYFNRTIAKIGNSIQSVGLNSRSMAEIGSNLASNMNRTADSVHEITENINGVKQQALTQAASVTETSATIEQIIKTIKQLNASIENQAESVSRSSASIEQMTANIASITQTLEKTDGLIKTLAESTEDGKETVSKSNRVTQKIAEESGGLLEASSVIQHIASQTNLLAMNAAIEAAHAGEAGKGFAVVADEIRKLAEESSAQGKTITATLKALSGEIDSLSASSRTAEEKFGLIFNLSEQVKSMSESLTQSMREQGNAGVEILNAIRNINSVTFEVRNGSAEMLSGGEQVAEEMTKLDELTRKITLSMNEMASSAVQISNAMQEVNEITQKNKTSIENLAFEVNKFKV, from the coding sequence ATGAAAAAACAAAACAAAAATTTAGATAAACAATTTAAATTATTTTCAATAAAAAATAAAATGGTATCTGTTTTTATATTATTTGCCGTATCTCTTTTAACGGTAATATGTATAATATCGGTGTACCTTGCTTCTTTTTCGCTTATGCGTAATACCGAATATTTTATAAATGAATTAGCTGAAGGTTCTTCTAAAGTTTTAAATGAGAGGGCAGATTCAATATTTAAAAAGCTGGATACATTTTCAAATATGCCGATCATTCAAGATAAGGGAATTTCTTATTCACAGAAAATTGATTTTTTTAAAAATGAACTTCAAATGCTGAAGCAAAGCGGATGGCTTAGTTTCGGAATAAGCGGACTTGACGGTATTTTGCACACCACAGACGATAAAGAGGAAAACATAAAAAATGCCGAGTGGTTTAAATCCGTCATAAAAGGAAAATATGTAATTACGGAACCTAAAATGTCTTTAACAAAAAGAAAATATGTTTCTATAATTGCAATTCCCCTACGTGATTTACAGGGAAAAATTGTGGGCACTATTAATGCTTCCATTTTAGGCGACTCTTTATCTAATTTAATAAGCGATATAATTGTCGGTAAAACGGGGCAGGCTTATCTTATAAGTCCTTCCGGAATTATTTTGGGAAGCCGCAGGCCGGAAATTTTATATAAAAATTTTTTTGCCGAAATATTAAATTCGAAAGAAACGGATTTTTCGATATTCTTAAAAGATATGCTCGCTTCAAAAAAATCGGCTGTACAAGTTTCTAAAATAAACGGAATAAAACATATTTCAGCCCTGTCTACAATGAGATATTCCGGATGGAAATTATTGATAACGGCTCCTTCTTCAGAATTTATTTCGGAGAACGTATCCAACTTTTTAAATATTTTTATCCTTGTTGCCTTATGCGGTATACTTATTGCGGTACTTATAGGATTTTTTACTGCAAACAATATTGTTAAACCTATTAACAAAGTAATTGAAGTTCTTAAAAATATTTCTCAAGGCGAGGGGGATTTAACTGTAAGGCTTCCCTTAATCGGTAATAATGAAATTACGGAACTATCCGAATATTTTAATAGAACAATTGCAAAAATAGGAAATTCAATACAGTCTGTAGGGCTTAACAGCCGCTCAATGGCCGAAATCGGTTCTAACCTGGCTTCAAATATGAACCGGACAGCCGATTCCGTTCATGAAATTACTGAAAATATCAACGGCGTAAAACAACAGGCTTTGACACAAGCTGCCAGCGTTACGGAAACATCAGCAACGATTGAACAGATAATCAAAACAATTAAGCAACTAAATGCCTCAATTGAAAATCAGGCTGAAAGTGTTTCACGCTCGTCGGCTTCGATAGAACAGATGACTGCAAATATTGCTTCCATCACTCAAACCTTGGAAAAGACCGATGGTCTTATTAAAACTCTTGCCGAATCAACTGAAGACGGAAAAGAAACCGTTTCTAAGTCAAATAGAGTAACTCAAAAAATTGCAGAAGAATCGGGCGGACTTTTGGAGGCAAGCAGTGTTATTCAGCATATTGCAAGCCAAACAAATCTTTTGGCGATGAATGCCGCTATTGAAGCCGCTCATGCAGGAGAAGCCGGAAAGGGTTTTGCCGTAGTTGCCGACGAAATCAGAAAATTAGCTGAAGAGTCAAGTGCTCAGGGAAAAACAATTACGGCGACTCTTAAAGCTTTAAGCGGCGAAATCGATTCCTTATCTGCATCTTCTAGAACGGCTGAAGAAAAATTCGGCTTAATTTTCAATCTTTCAGAACAAGTAAAATCTATGAGTGAATCTCTAACCCAATCTATGCGTGAGCAGGGAAATGCCGGTGTAGAAATTTTAAATGCCATAAGGAATATTAATTCGGTAACTTTTGAAGTAAGAAACGGTTCGGCTGAAATGTTGAGCGGCGGTGAACAGGTTGCTGAAGAAATGACGAAATTAGATGAGCTGACCCGAAAAATTACATTAAGCATGAATGAGATGGCTTCGAGTGCAGTTCAGATAAGTAATGCCATGCAAGAAGTAAATGAAATTACACAAAAAAATAAAACCAGTATTGAAAATTTGGCATTTGAGGTTAATAAATTTAAAGTATAG